Part of the Caulifigura coniformis genome, CCGCCATTCTTCAACAGCCACTTGAAGACCTGGCCGACGGCATAGATCGGGAAGCTCGGCGGCGTGTTGTAGCAGCTGTCTTCCTTGGCGTGCGTGCGGTACTGCAGCATCACCGGCAGATCCTTCGAGCCCCGCTCGACGAGGTCCTTGCGGATGATCACCAGCGTGACGCCCGCCGGGCCAAGGTTCTTCTGCGAACCCGCGTAGATCATCCCATACTTCGTGACGTCGATCGGCCGGCTGAAAATATCGCTCGAAGCGTCGCAGATCAGAGGAACGCCCGCCGGCGGCGTCGGCTCCGTCTTGAACTGCGTGCCGAAAATCGTGTTGTTCGACGTGAAATGGCCGTAAACCGCCGACTTGCTCCAGGTCACCTCCGCCGGAATGTACGAGCAGTTCTTGTCTTCGCTCGAGCACGCGACATGCACATTGCCATACCGCTTCGCATCGCCGATGGCCTTCTTCGACCACGCGCCCGTCATCAGGTAGTCGGCCGTCTGGTCCTTACCCAGGAAGTTCATCGGAATCATGAAGAACTGGCTCGACGCCCCGC contains:
- the serC gene encoding 3-phosphoserine/phosphohydroxythreonine transaminase, encoding MSDRIFNFSAGPAVMPEEVLKQCQEDMWSLGKTGIGVMEHSHRGKAFSAVLLQTIADCRALAKIPDDYDILFLTGGASSQFFMIPMNFLGKDQTADYLMTGAWSKKAIGDAKRYGNVHVACSSEDKNCSYIPAEVTWSKSAVYGHFTSNNTIFGTQFKTEPTPPAGVPLICDASSDIFSRPIDVTKYGMIYAGSQKNLGPAGVTLVIIRKDLVERGSKDLPVMLQYRTHAKEDSCYNTPPSFPIYAVGQVFKWLLKNGGLEGIAAKNEAKAGKLYDYLDQSSLFKATAAGDSRSLMNVTFVTGDEKLDEQFIAFTKERKMDGLKGHRSVGGMRASIYNAFPEAGVDALIAAMKEFESQNRK